The window TGTGGTGGCGTGTGGCGTGTTGCGATAATTAAGCAAAAAGTTTTGCATTACAACACGCCAGTCTTTAGCTTCTGCTATCGCCGTCTGAACGACCTTTTTCAGGTTACGATTAAAACGCTCTACTTCGCCTTTGGCCTGTGGGTGGTATGGTGTTACTCTTCTGTGGTGGATGTTGAATTCGTTCATTAGTTCTTTGAATGTGTTGCTGACAAATTGAGGTCCATTGTCGCTCACCAGTTCTTCGGGTGCCCGTATCGGCTGAAAAGTTTTCGTAGTTTTGTGACGATGGTGGTCGATGTGATTTTATGCAGGATCTCTACTTCCGGGAATCTACTGAAGTAGTCGATACACACGAGAAGATTCTCTCCTGTCGGAAACGGGCCACACAGGTCGCAGCCTAACATCAGCCATGCTCCCCTGGGGATCGGAGTTGTTTCCATTGGTGATGGAGTCTGCGCAGGTCCAACCACTTGGCAAGGGTGACAATGACGTATGAAATTTTCAACGTCTGCGTTCATTGCCGGCCACCAGACCTTTGTGCGCAGACGTTGCTTAGTGCGCACTATTCCTTGGTGTCCCTTATGTGCAAGGTCGATCACGCGGTGCTTCAATTCCTCTGGCGCGACAATTTTGTTGTCACACATGACAATTTCTTTCGAGACGGACAAATGCAGTCGTTGACGCTTGAAAGTGGTGACTGCTCCTTTGTCAGGAAAGTGCCCTTTGTGTAGGCACTCCTTCAGCTTCACGAGGACTGGGTCACGATGAGTTGCTTCTTGTATGGTAGTAAGGGACAGCGCTACTGGCAGACTGGTGTTGCAAACCATGTGTATGTATCGGTCTGCCATTTTGCTGTCTTCTCTGAGTGTTTGTACGGGGTTCGATCGAGAGAGGTAATCTGCGGGGTTGTTGACTCCGGGTCGAAATTGAACAATGAAATCATACGGAAGCAGTTTCATTACCCAGCGTTCTATCCTTGGTGGTGGGTTAGATTTCTTCCCGAACAGTGCCACCAACGGTTTGTGATCGGTGTTGACGATAAACGTGATGCCGTATAGATAGATCTTGAATCGTTCAATGGCAAACAATATGGCTAGAGCATCACGTTCAATCTGACTGTATCTTTGTTCGACAGGACACAGCGATCTGCTTGCATAGCTGATAGGTCGATAGGTTCCACAAGGTTGTTTCTGTGAGATAACTGCGCCTAGACCGATGGGTGATGCATCAACGGTGATCTCTGTTTCCGACCCTGGGTTGTAGTAGGCTAGACTttctgctgatgtcagcatggATTTTAGCTTTATAAATCTTTCTTGATGTTCATTGGTCCATTCCCAAGATACGTTTTTCTTGGTGAGAACACGTAGTGGTGCTGTCAGGTCTGCTAAGTTTGGTAGAAACTTCGCACAGTAGTTGATCATGCCCAGGAATGAACACAGTTCCTTGATGTTGGAAGGGGGTTTCAGTGTGTTCACCGCTTCGATTTTGCGGTTATCTGGCGATAATCCTTTATCCGACAGTGTGTGCCCCATGTATGTTAGCTCTTTCTGGTTAAATTTGCATTTGTCTTTGTTGACAGTGATGTTATGTCTTCTAAGTCGTTTTAGTGCGGCTTCGGTCCGTTTTAGCAGCTCCTTTTCTGACTCTGCTCCAATGATTATATCATCGAAGATATTGCGGACGCGTTTCAATCCCTGTAGTACATGTTCAATTTCTCGTTGGTATATTTCTGCGGCTGGAGAGATGCCATATATCAACCTGGTGTACCTCAAAATCCCTTTGCTGGATGCGAATGCGGTGAGATCTTGTGATTCGTCATCCAAAGTTATTTGATGATATCCTTGATTTAAATCCAGGGTGGTGAATATGGTACAACCAATAAATTCGTGAAGAACTTCTTCCAACGTGGTATTTGGTAAGGTTCACGGATGATTGCAGAGTTTGCAACTCGCATGTCGATGCATAGTTGTATTCCTTTTTTTGGGGGGACAACAATGAGAGGATTTACCCAAGTAGGTGGTGTATCTACTTTCTCTAGCACCTTTAATTTCAGCAGCTTGCTTATCTCCTGATCGACTTCTTTCTGTAGCATTATCGGTAACCGTCGTGGTTTCTGGGCAACTGGTACAACAGTATTGTCTACTTGAATTTTATTCTTGACATCTTTGAGTTGCCCAAGTCCTTTGAAGCGGTCAGAGTATTTGTTGAGGAGGGTATGTAGTTGTTCCTCTGCAGACAGGATGTTGTTGACATGGTTTGTGAGTGGTCCAAAGTGAAGCAGTTGGATTGCCATAGCAGTTTGGTACCCCATGATGTTGGTGCGTTGATTTTCCATGATAAGCCACTTCACCTGTTTGGTTATGGTATTAGCTTTGACTGTTGTCCATATGTAGCCAGTGATTGGTATTGGTTGTCCATTATAAGCAAGTACCTTTTTTGAGTATGGGTGGATATCCGGGATGATGTGCATTTGTTTGATAATCCTGCTGTCCAGGATGTTAACAGAACTGCCGCTATCAATCATTACTTCACATTCAGCATCGTTGATGTTTATCGTTGTGATGGTTGGATTTGTGTCTTTCTCTAGTGTCGACAGTTGGAAGACAAAATCATCATTGTCGGATGAGCTTGTGTCCGGTTTGACATAACGCACCTGTTTTGACTGGGTCAAACAAACTTTACTGAAATGTCCAATTTTCCCGCACTTATTACACTTCTTTCCTTGTGTTATCTCGCATTTGTTGGCTAGATGAGTAGAGCTGCCGCACCGGTAGCATTGCTGATTTTTTCGGTTGATGCCTGATTTCAGTGGCTTGTTGAACGTTCGAGTAGTTCGGCTGATGTAGTTGTTGTTCTGGGTTTCCTCTCCGTCACTGTCACTGTATTTGCTGTCTAGAGTAAGAGATGTGGCAGCTTGAGCACTGCTTTCATACTGCTTTGCTTGGTGGGATGTAACTTCACTGATTCTAGCAAGAGAAAGCAACTTTTCTAGCGTGAGATCTGGCTCCCTGAGAATTCGTTTGCGTAGTTTGTTTGAGTTGCACTTTTCAATAATCTGGTCAACTAGCTCTTCGTCGGTGTTATGAAAGACACATGTTTTGGCTAATATGCGTAAGCGGGTAACATATGCATCAATATTCTCGCCTTCGTTTTGTTTACAGCACCGGAACACATGTCGTTCaaagtgtttgttttgttttggttcgaaaaatatttttaataccgCAGCAGCATCAGCATATGTAGTTCCCACATTTGGTAATGTATCAAAAACTTCTTGTACATCATCCCCTGCACAATGGAGGATTAGAGCCCTTTTCCGGACGTCATCAGTAATACCAGCAGCTATAACGTAGATGTTGAAAGAGTTCTGCCATTTTTTCCATCTGATTCCAGGCTTGTACTGTCCCCTTGGACGTTAAACGGTTTGGGACAAGAAATGTCAACAGATTGAGCCATTCTTGTAGTAAATAACGTCTACTGTTTGTGTCCAGCAGTAAAATTAAAACGTAAGTAATTTCTTTTGACGTAGGATAAGACCAACTCGCAGCGCCAAATGTTGTATCTGAACGAGACACGTATCACACTATTTCGGACGCCATTTTTATTCCCCTCCATCATGTATACAACTCTAATATTACGGCAGACGACATACACATAAACTGGTAGACCAGCTACCGGGACAGACGATACTCACGAAACAGAACAACCACAAAAAGTCATTTCGACACGAGAAATACAGAAACGAAACCGAATTGTCGAAATTAATTTGGAGATTAAAAGACGACGGAACAGACTTTGAAATATCATGGAGCATTGAAAAACGTGCAATGCCGTATAGGACAGGAGCGCGCACATGTGACTTGTGcctaacagaaaaaatagcaaTTATACGAGCTGAAGCGAGGGgactgttaaataaaagaacagaaCTTATAAACAAATGTCACCATCGTAACAAATTTACTTTGAAATGGTTGAAATGAACTGTAACGgacaatgtatttatttgttccATTACGTTTTATTACGTAATTAAAAGGTTTATACTTTAGTTAGTACCAACTTGTATAATTTGTATCATTTGCCTGAAGATTGCTAAGAAGCATGAAACTTTAAGTAGCAaaattaatgtagtttttttcttgaaaacgaaacataaaaataatatatgttgCACTATTCCTAAGGATCCCAGGTTTGAATTCTGGCAGGTTGGTTTATacacctatttccatatccattttgCCGTACATCAAAACAAGACCGTACTTTATAAAACGAGGCAAGTGTTGAGCATTTTGTAACACAGGCCTGCTAGAAGCAGCAGTGTCTCCTGCTTCACTCTCCCGGTCGGCAAATGTCACATTAATATATAAAGGGTTGTGGGGCGGGAACAGGACTCTATGTTCGCGCAAGCGAAAATTTATGCTCGACGGTGCAATGAAGAACAAAAATTTAGAGCAATTTGCAAGTCTCCAGGCAATCTCGTCCCAGAGactcttttttcaacttttttatagGTTGATCTCCAGGGTTTCCTTTTACAAATGGGAGTCGAGGTGCAGAGCACTTCTGTTCCCCGTGCATGTGCGAACGGCTTTTGCACAAAAATCTTTATAGAAAAAACTACAAAGAAAATTCCTAGGTTTTCCCATTCTCGTCCCCGTATAtcccaaagagctctggggtcgaaaaTGAGGTTTTCTCTGCATAATTGCTTCCTTTTGTGTTTTCCATGTATTCGATTTAacaagaatttaattatttaattttcgaACTATATTGCTCTGGGCGCTCATTTTAACTGAACGATTATTTGGGCCACTAAGTGCTTATTAAAAGTTCGCAGAAGCCACAGTAGCCACAAGCTGTGTTTGCGATGCCTACCCGAAAAAGCCAATTCAAGTAGGTTTTGTCGACGCTTATCGAGGCTTTTATCAGCTATCATATCGTCgactataaaaaaaaatttttcgcttGCCAACAATGAGGAGagtttttggatccattcaaaCAGCTCATTCCCGGAGTCTATTAGGAACACGTAAGGTTTTCCAGAGCGATGCCCTTTCTAAATAGGTCGTATTTCTCCGTAGGGTAGGGCACAGGATGATAATATTGTGATAATGCTTCTTATACTCATTTTCGAGGAGTTTCAAGGCAAGCTGTGCCTTGCCGCAATACGTCGGACCTGTGAAGATAGTCGTGCACGGATCTCTTACGACATCCAACATTTTATTCAATAGTTCGACCACTTTCTATCATAAATCTTAGGGTATATGGCAGCGCAGCCTGAACAGATCAATACACCACCATGATCTTTCACCAAAGACCGCGGCAGGCAGGGCATAGCTTGGTATTATGAGTCTGATATTCGAGAGGTAGCGGATTATATCTTAATTTTCCTTGCAGACACCGCAACGCATTGCAATATCTCTTGACGAGCAGTGCCTTTTTTGGTTCCCCCGCTGCTGGGGAACCGATGAGTTCGGCGTACTGGGACATGATGTCGTATCTCAACAGGGTGTAAAGAAGTAGGTAATTCTCATCCTGTTGAAACTCTCTAACTTCCCTGTCAATAGCACGGGGGTCTACCTCGTGTTCGATAACATGGTCCTTGCATTTGAGACGCCACCTCGTCTTCGCTTTAGCCAGGCAATCTATACAGCTCTTGGTTCGGCCATTGCCCCTGATTTTAAACTTGTCTGGGGTAAGAACGTGCTTGCATTTTATGAATGCTTTATCCATTTACTATCCATTTGCTCGCATTGTGCATTGCCCTAGCAACCTTGGCAAGCGTCGCGGACTTGCCAGTTTTTACCACATACTTAAACGGTGTGGTGCACATGCACAAATTCATAATCTTCGCAGGTATAACCATTAGAAAACTGGACTTCAATATAACCTCTACAGATAGTCATGAGCTCATATAGAGGGTGGAAACTGGTGCATACGTGCTGCCCCCTTGACAATTTCTTTCCGGTTAGGCACCATATGCATGTCTTTGTAGTTTCACCATTGCCCTTGATCTTGAAATTGTCTAGGGTTAGCGTTTACATCTCTGGCACTTGGTTTCTTGCATATTTCTATTTGCCCTTGGTGCAAATAGAAATAATACCCGACACTCTATTCCGTAATGTATCGATTGCCTTTCGACATATTTTCACTCGCCCACATAGGTTGCGTATTGGTGTAGTGCAGCCTACCAGCAACCTCGGCAAGCGATGGAGCATTGCCATTTTACCTATATTTAATTGGTATTGTGTGATCAATGTGCCACCCCTTACCATAATTATTCCCTGCAGGGCATTATAGGTTTGGCTGCGTTCATTATGGGCGAGATGTATGGTCGCAGAagatcccccccccccccgcagTCTTTGCACTTAGATCTTATCCTTTGATGATCGCAGATGCTTCCACCCCTGCAGTCTTTACACCTTGATCTTATCTCTGCAGATTTGACTCCCCCCCACAGTCTTTACATTGTCATCTTATCCTACCATGCTCTCTGCAGATATGACTCCCTCCACAGTCTTCACATGTTGATCTTCGCCTTGAATGAGGGCACTTGTTTTTGGCACGCTGTTGTAATTTCTATCCAAACAACATATGCATGCCTTTGTCGTTTGACCACTACGTTTCATCCTAAAATTGTCCATAGATAAAAGTGTTTGCAGTTTGAACACTTACATTTCCCTTCCATATTGACTCGTTTTTGTCCTTAGGACAAATACGAGTTTTTACTGCACACTTATTTTGGTTTGGGTACTATGCTTGCGGGGAGCAATCCTTTCTTGACTGCCATTTCACGACTCGCCCGGTCTGCTGCGAAGTACGCCACCATCTTAAGGACATCATTGGTACCCATTTTGGTAGATGGCCTTGTTATGCCCAGGAATTTCTTACCTGCCATGGCATAGGCAAAGGTAAAACCAAGGCCCACGACGGTTTCGTACAACGTGTCCAGAGTCTCCTTCTCTTTCGGTGTTACGTTACTTGCACTCATTTATTATTACCACATTATGAAAATATCGATATTTGGCTGGGCTTTGCCCTGCTGAGGCTCCGGATTAGCCGCCGGCTTGTTAGATTCATTTTTGCCTCTACTAAACACATACCAAACGCATACCCCTATAGCCAATATGGCTAAAGTCCCCACACCATACATGTAGACATCCATTGACTTGTTAGGGGTTGCGACAGGTTCTTGATCATCTGGTGAAGAAcctttgcccacgttcttctgtaAGTTGGCCTTGTTATTCCTGTTCCATTCCGCAAGTCTCTTGCCTGCAGCgacacgaccctcattcttcttggttatgactctCTCCTCTTGTTTCCCTTCCTGTTCACTCATTTGTTTGTCATAAAGACGACTTAtaacaaattacttttttttacatcaagatGGATAGTAAGGCCTTAGTCCTCAAGGATCTCcattgtctcttttatccctTTGATTATAGCTTCGGGGTGTTTAAATCTCTCTCGAAGTATCTCAAGAACTCTCTAACCGtcatgggttctttctttggtgGTGCTATTCCAAGCTTTCTCTCCCTCATCAGCGCCGCTAACCTGTGCCCCTGGGCAACACTTCCCGGGTGCTTTTTGTGtacttcaacaattttttccaTGGTCTCGGGTTGCTGTTGATTGATGATAATACTACACGCGCTGCTCATCTTTGTTATCTTTAGTCTCCTCCGCCTCATCCTGTTTCTTGCTCATATATCTCGCCGTGTGAGACAGGACCAGGAGCGGCGCAAGACATCTGCCAATGATGCCAGGATCCCTAGATCTGTCACAGAGTCTCGGATCATAGGGTCCTCTTCGATATCTCGACGTAATTCCTCTACACTGTCGATATCCACAAAGTTCCCAATCATGCTGGCATACAGATTGACCACGTGAGTAGACAGTGCCCTAGCCGTTTTCTACGCCTTCTCTTGAAACTCACGTTGTACGTACTCGGTATGGACCTTGTCGATTGCTTCGTCAGGGGTCTTGTCAACAAACCTCTCGGTGCATTTTCTGGGTAGTAGGTAACCCTTACCTTTACGTAGGGCCTCTTTCAAAGCCTGACGGTTATCGATagactttttaatattttcatattctgtAGAGGCATTGTCGAACACTCTTGCAATATCGAACATTCTCTTTATTGTACGTCTAtatcgaaaaaaacaaaacgcgaTCTTTGCATACGGTAGGATTATAGCGATATACAGACACACCTCCATTTTATTAGCTTAAATCGCAAGGAGGGTGGTATGTACACCATCGTCATGTACAACTCTCTTATCGTAAAACTCAGAGA is drawn from Hydractinia symbiolongicarpus strain clone_291-10 chromosome 8, HSymV2.1, whole genome shotgun sequence and contains these coding sequences:
- the LOC130653783 gene encoding uncharacterized protein K02A2.6-like; its protein translation is MAQSVDISCPKPFNVQGDTAGITDDVRKRALILHCAGDDVQEVFDTLPNVGTTYADAAAVLKIFFEPKQNKHFERHVFRCCKQNEGENIDAYVTRLRILAKTCVFHNTDEELVDQIIEKCNSNKLRKRILREPDLTLEKLLSLARISEVTSHQAKQYESSAQAATSLTLDSKYSDSDGEETQNNNYISRTTRTFNKPLKSGINRKNQQCYRCGSSTHLANKCEITQGKKCNKCGKIGHFSKVCLTQSKQVRYVKPDTSSSDNDDFVFQLSTLEKDTNPTITTININDAECEVMIDSGSSVNILDSRIIKQMHIIPDIHPYSKKVLAYNGQPIPITGYIWTTVKANTITKQVKWLIMENQRTNIMGYQTAMAIQLLHFGPLTNHVNNILSAEEQLHTLLNKYSDRFKGLGQLKDVKNKIQVDNTVVPVAQKPRRLPIMLQKEVDQEISKLLKLKVLEKVDTPPTWVNPLIVVPPKKGIQLCIDMRVANSAIIREPYQIPRYHQITLDDESQDLTAFASSKGILRYTRLIYGISPAAEIYQREIEHVLQGLKRVRNIFDDIIIGAESEKELLKRTEAALKRLRRHNITVNKDKCKFNQKELTYMGHTLSDKGLSPDNRKIEAVNTLKPPSNIKELCSFLGMINYCAKFLPNLADLTAPLRVLTKKNVSWEWTNEHQERFIKLKSMLTSAESLAYYNPGSETEITVDASPIGLGAVISQKQPCGTYRPISYASRSLCPVEQRYSQIERDALAILFAIERFKIYLYGITFIVNTDHKPLVALFGKKSNPPPRIERWVMKLLPYDFIVQFRPGVNNPADYLSRSNPVQTLREDSKMADRYIHMVCNTSLPVALSLTTIQEATHRDPVLVKLKECLHKGHFPDKGAVTTFKRQRLHLSVSKEIVMCDNKIVAPEELKHRVIDLAHKGHQGIVRTKQRLRTKVWWPAMNADVENFIRHCHPCQVVGPAQTPSPMETTPIPRGAWLMLGCDLCGPFPTGENLLVCIDYFSRFPEPIRAPEELVSDNGPQFVSNTFKELMNEFNIHHRRVTPYHPQAKGEVERFNRNLKKVVQTAIAEAKDWRVVMQNFLLNYRNTPHATTGVTPAELFNRTLRDKLPSPSECDGKTSRPDIRRLDTTKKTQAKILMDKSRRAKPHQIKVGTPALATNSWKHKNKYTSRWDPRPFVVTGVKGSAIFLKRDGKDTLRNSGQLPSIDNDIHNENIIDNSYDADTDSNATVAYDESDTEKHNDRGSNDKPDDEAKTDNEMKKRTRNKPRRLDDFVMD